A part of Clostridium novyi genomic DNA contains:
- a CDS encoding HAD-IB family hydrolase, which translates to MEKLGIFDVDYTLTKKETLIELYLFMLKKDPKLLRYIPRTIITGVLYGFGIYSARKSKETFIKFLDGITEDRMKKIVKEFYEERLSKILYKDAIDTIKKLKKEGCKIYLISASPEVYLNELYNIKEVDKIIGTKLKIENGAYKSIIEGSNNKGEEKVKRLKEVLRDENIEVDFKNSYMFSDSLADLPLFNLVGNPYLINSKKKYNNIKRLQWK; encoded by the coding sequence ATGGAAAAACTAGGTATATTTGATGTAGATTATACTCTTACAAAAAAAGAGACATTAATAGAGTTATATTTATTTATGTTAAAGAAAGATCCAAAATTATTAAGGTACATCCCAAGAACTATAATTACAGGTGTTCTTTATGGTTTTGGAATCTATAGTGCGAGAAAATCTAAAGAAACTTTTATTAAGTTTTTAGATGGAATTACTGAAGATAGAATGAAAAAAATAGTTAAAGAATTTTATGAGGAAAGATTAAGTAAAATTTTGTACAAAGATGCTATAGATACAATAAAAAAGCTAAAAAAAGAAGGATGTAAAATTTATTTAATTTCTGCATCTCCAGAGGTATATTTAAATGAACTTTATAATATAAAAGAAGTAGATAAAATAATAGGGACAAAGCTAAAAATAGAAAATGGAGCTTATAAAAGTATTATTGAAGGTTCGAATAATAAAGGTGAGGAAAAGGTTAAGAGACTCAAAGAGGTTTTAAGAGATGAGAATATAGAGGTGGATTTCAAGAATTCATATATGTTTTCAGATTCCTTGGCTGATCTTCCTTTGTTTAATTTAGTGGGAAATCCTTATCTTATAAATTCAAAAAAGAAGTATAATAATATTAAAAGATTACAATGGAAATAA
- a CDS encoding glucose PTS transporter subunit IIA, with translation MNKENSKGKVFSTLQKIGKSLMLPVSVLPAAGILLRIGQNDLLGKYGAVFQNLSIAGDAIFENLPLIFAVGVAIGFSGGEAVAALAAVIGQLILQAVLLATGQRYNISINMGVFGGIIIGLIAAILYNKYNNIKLPQVLGFFGGKRFVPIVTSFASLIFAVIGGAIWQPIQNIINIFARWASTSILGPAFYAGGKRLLIPLGLHHIYYPPFLYQFGEYTANGVKYFGDTARYFHGDPTAGFFMASEFPILMFGLPGAALAIIAAAKSENRKKVSGIMISSAFVAFLTGITEPIEFTFIFVAPILFIFHVLAAFLSGIVTSILKIRLGYTFSASFIDYILGLKFAGRPWLIWLVGIAFFALYFVVFYFVIKTMDIKTPGREDIDSEYFDPSIKEVKGLEKAKRILMAIGGKENIEILDACITRLRLTLNEPSKVNKNELKALGAAGVLEAGNNVQVIFGTEAEKIKDGIKSIIENGEDTIILEEAESKEDAKENYKKEFIKNVDIINPIEGEIINITEVPDEVFSGKALGDGFAIKPKEGKVISPIDGEIAVLFPTKHAIAIKGDNGLELLVHIGIDTVNLNGEGFTTHISQGDKVKKGDLMITFDKKTIESKAKSSVTPIVITNMDIVEKISVNYGRKAQGDNVATIKFK, from the coding sequence GTGAATAAGGAAAATAGTAAAGGAAAAGTTTTTAGTACATTACAGAAGATAGGAAAATCTTTGATGCTACCAGTGTCGGTATTACCGGCAGCAGGCATATTATTAAGAATAGGTCAAAATGACCTTTTAGGAAAATACGGAGCTGTATTTCAAAACTTATCTATTGCAGGAGATGCTATTTTTGAAAATTTACCACTTATATTTGCAGTAGGAGTAGCTATAGGGTTTTCTGGGGGAGAAGCTGTAGCGGCTTTGGCAGCAGTTATCGGACAATTAATATTGCAAGCTGTATTATTAGCAACAGGTCAAAGATATAATATTTCAATAAACATGGGAGTATTTGGAGGAATTATAATCGGACTTATTGCTGCAATATTATATAATAAATATAATAATATAAAACTTCCTCAAGTTTTGGGTTTTTTTGGAGGTAAAAGATTTGTTCCCATTGTAACTTCTTTTGCATCTTTAATATTTGCAGTAATAGGAGGGGCTATTTGGCAACCTATACAAAATATAATAAATATATTTGCTAGATGGGCTAGTACATCAATACTAGGACCAGCTTTTTATGCAGGAGGAAAAAGGCTGTTAATACCATTAGGGCTTCATCACATATATTATCCTCCATTTTTATATCAATTTGGAGAATATACAGCAAATGGAGTTAAATATTTTGGAGATACAGCTAGATATTTTCATGGAGATCCTACAGCAGGATTTTTCATGGCATCGGAATTCCCTATTTTAATGTTTGGACTTCCTGGAGCTGCACTTGCTATAATAGCAGCTGCTAAAAGTGAAAATAGAAAAAAAGTATCGGGTATTATGATATCATCGGCTTTTGTTGCTTTTTTAACAGGAATTACAGAACCTATTGAATTTACATTTATATTTGTAGCTCCTATTTTATTTATATTTCATGTACTTGCAGCATTTTTATCAGGTATAGTTACTAGTATTTTAAAAATAAGACTTGGATATACTTTTTCAGCATCCTTTATAGATTATATATTAGGACTTAAATTTGCAGGAAGACCTTGGCTCATATGGTTAGTTGGTATAGCATTTTTCGCATTATATTTTGTAGTATTTTACTTTGTTATTAAAACTATGGATATAAAAACACCTGGAAGAGAAGATATTGATTCAGAGTATTTTGATCCTAGTATTAAAGAAGTAAAAGGACTTGAAAAAGCAAAACGAATTTTAATGGCAATAGGAGGAAAAGAAAATATAGAAATTTTGGATGCCTGTATAACTAGATTAAGATTAACTCTAAACGAACCTTCTAAAGTTAATAAAAATGAACTAAAAGCACTTGGAGCAGCAGGGGTTTTGGAAGCAGGAAACAATGTTCAAGTTATATTTGGAACTGAAGCTGAGAAAATAAAGGATGGAATAAAATCTATAATAGAAAATGGAGAAGATACAATAATATTAGAAGAGGCCGAAAGCAAAGAAGATGCTAAAGAAAATTATAAAAAAGAGTTTATTAAAAATGTTGATATTATTAATCCAATAGAAGGAGAAATAATTAATATAACGGAAGTTCCAGATGAAGTATTTTCAGGAAAGGCATTAGGTGATGGATTTGCAATAAAACCTAAAGAAGGTAAAGTTATATCTCCTATAGATGGCGAGATAGCTGTCTTATTCCCTACTAAACATGCTATAGCAATAAAGGGTGATAATGGCTTAGAACTATTAGTTCATATAGGTATAGATACTGTAAATTTAAATGGAGAAGGATTTACAACACATATATCTCAAGGAGATAAAGTAAAAAAAGGTGATTTAATGATTACTTTTGATAAAAAGACTATAGAAAGTAAAGCTAAATCTTCTGTAACACCAATAGTTATAACTAATATGGATATAGTTGAAAAAATAAGTGTGAATTATGGTAGAAAAGCACAAGGAGATAATGTAGCTACTATAAAATTTAAATAG
- a CDS encoding phospholipase C codes for MNKKKILKFICSAVLSFTLFSGYKSYAWDGKPDGTGTHAVIVTQAVEMLKNDVISTSPLSVKENFKILESNLKKLQHGSTYPDYDPKAYALYQDHFWDPDTDNNFTKDSKWYLSYAISQTGESQLRKLFALAKDEWKKGNYEQATWLLGQGLHYFGDFNTPYHPSNVTAVDSTGHVKFETYVEERKDSYKLNSAGTNSVKEFYLTTLQNTNLDNWITEYSRGWAKKAKNMYYAHATMNHNWKDWEIAANETMHNVQIGSAGIIYRFLNEVSGTINTTENSKINEIMIVIKTADEDKAGTDHSIHFGIEAKDGKKYEWTLDNPGNDFEKNQEDSYRINLKDNKLTLQDIAKTWIRKERGAGVQDDWKPEYVKVIINSDVKYQANINEWFGDNKTFYINNK; via the coding sequence ATGAATAAGAAAAAAATATTAAAATTTATTTGTAGTGCAGTATTATCATTCACATTATTTTCAGGCTATAAAAGTTATGCATGGGATGGAAAACCTGATGGTACAGGAACTCATGCAGTAATAGTTACACAAGCTGTAGAAATGTTAAAAAATGATGTTATAAGTACATCACCTTTAAGTGTAAAAGAAAATTTTAAAATTTTAGAATCTAATTTAAAAAAATTACAACATGGTTCTACTTATCCAGATTATGATCCAAAGGCATATGCATTATATCAAGATCATTTTTGGGATCCTGATACAGATAATAATTTTACTAAAGATAGTAAATGGTATCTATCATATGCAATTAGTCAAACAGGAGAATCTCAACTTAGAAAGTTATTTGCATTAGCTAAAGATGAGTGGAAAAAAGGAAATTATGAACAAGCAACATGGCTTTTAGGACAAGGTTTACATTACTTTGGAGATTTCAATACTCCTTATCATCCATCTAATGTTACAGCTGTAGATAGTACAGGTCATGTGAAATTTGAAACTTATGTTGAAGAAAGAAAAGATTCATATAAATTAAATTCAGCAGGAACTAATAGTGTAAAGGAATTTTATCTAACTACATTACAAAATACTAATCTTGATAATTGGATAACAGAGTATTCTAGAGGTTGGGCTAAAAAAGCTAAGAATATGTATTATGCTCATGCTACTATGAATCATAATTGGAAAGATTGGGAAATAGCAGCTAATGAAACTATGCATAATGTTCAAATAGGTAGTGCTGGAATAATATACAGATTCCTTAATGAAGTATCAGGAACAATAAATACAACTGAAAATTCTAAAATAAATGAAATAATGATAGTAATAAAAACTGCAGATGAAGATAAAGCAGGTACAGATCATTCTATTCATTTCGGAATTGAAGCAAAAGATGGAAAGAAGTATGAATGGACTCTTGATAATCCAGGTAATGATTTTGAAAAAAATCAAGAAGATAGTTATAGAATTAATTTAAAAGATAATAAATTAACACTTCAAGATATAGCTAAAACATGGATAAGAAAAGAAAGAGGCGCTGGAGTTCAAGATGATTGGAAACCTGAATATGTAAAAGTAATTATAAATTCAGATGTTAAGTATCAAGCTAATATTAATGAGTGGTTTGGAGATAACAAAACATTCTATATAAATAATAAATAA
- a CDS encoding DUF1292 domain-containing protein: MDKEKLEGCGCGEHHHDHDHEECGCGCGCHEHESLMVELEDEHGNVVPCEVIDGFEYKENEYALVQNPEDNSVYLFKVIGEGEDGELVVPEDEEFNEVTAYYETLLENEE; this comes from the coding sequence ATGGATAAGGAAAAATTAGAAGGCTGTGGATGCGGCGAACATCATCACGATCATGATCATGAAGAATGCGGTTGTGGATGTGGATGTCATGAACACGAAAGTCTTATGGTAGAATTAGAAGATGAACATGGTAATGTAGTTCCTTGCGAAGTAATAGATGGATTTGAATATAAAGAAAATGAATATGCTCTTGTACAAAATCCAGAGGATAATTCAGTTTATCTATTTAAAGTTATAGGAGAAGGCGAAGATGGAGAGTTAGTTGTTCCAGAAGATGAAGAATTTAACGAAGTTACAGCTTACTACGAAACTTTATTAGAAAACGAAGAATAA
- a CDS encoding aminotransferase class IV: MKECYGEKFILNNEIKDITEFNNKYLKSGKSLYEVMRIINGVPIFLEDHLLRLYNSSKMTGLRVWMEKEEIKDNIKKLCYVNNNQNVNVKIIFNYNKGIRTFLAYFIESEYPTEDMYIDGVKTSLYCAERENPNIKIINQSLRDNTNKIIENTGVYEVILVNKDGYITEGSRSNIFMIHDGKVITSPIGEVLPGITRKYVIKACRNLGYKVIEKRINCKNIDKLQGLFISSTSPKVLPICKVDNIEFDAKNEMIQNIRCEYNKILDNYIKNNI; this comes from the coding sequence ATGAAAGAATGTTATGGTGAAAAGTTTATATTAAATAATGAAATAAAGGATATTACAGAGTTTAATAACAAGTACTTAAAATCAGGAAAATCTCTTTATGAAGTTATGAGAATAATAAATGGAGTACCTATATTTTTGGAAGATCATTTATTAAGATTATATAATTCTTCTAAAATGACCGGACTCAGGGTTTGGATGGAAAAGGAAGAAATAAAGGATAATATAAAAAAACTTTGTTATGTAAATAATAACCAAAATGTAAATGTTAAAATTATATTTAACTATAATAAAGGTATAAGAACATTTTTAGCTTATTTTATAGAATCTGAATATCCAACAGAAGATATGTATATAGATGGTGTAAAAACATCATTATATTGTGCTGAAAGAGAAAATCCCAATATAAAGATTATAAATCAAAGTTTAAGAGATAATACTAATAAAATTATTGAAAATACTGGAGTATATGAAGTTATACTTGTAAATAAGGATGGATATATAACAGAAGGTAGTAGATCAAATATATTTATGATACATGATGGTAAAGTAATAACTTCACCTATAGGAGAAGTGCTTCCAGGAATAACTAGAAAATATGTAATTAAAGCTTGCAGAAATTTAGGATATAAAGTAATAGAAAAAAGAATAAATTGTAAAAATATAGATAAACTTCAAGGATTATTTATTTCAAGTACATCACCTAAAGTATTGCCTATTTGTAAAGTTGATAATATAGAATTTGATGCTAAAAATGAAATGATTCAAAATATAAGATGTGAATATAATAAAATTTTAGATAATTATATAAAAAATAATATTTAA
- a CDS encoding chemotaxis protein CheD, with translation MSKDEVRIGIGDLNIAMPPQKIITVGLGSCIGIAIYDPIKKIGGLAHIMLPDSTQFSNITNPMKFADLAIPILLSKMEKKGAIKRHLKAKIAGGASMFDFSDKSMIIDIGNRNSESVKKVLRKLGIPIVSEDTGGNKGRTMVFNTEDGVVEIRTVGMGIREI, from the coding sequence ATGAGTAAGGATGAGGTAAGAATAGGTATTGGAGATTTAAATATTGCAATGCCTCCGCAGAAGATTATAACTGTAGGATTAGGTTCTTGTATTGGAATAGCCATATATGATCCTATTAAAAAAATAGGGGGACTTGCTCATATTATGTTACCAGATAGTACTCAATTTTCAAATATAACTAACCCAATGAAGTTTGCAGACTTGGCAATTCCAATATTACTTTCAAAAATGGAGAAAAAAGGAGCAATAAAAAGACATTTAAAAGCAAAGATTGCTGGTGGTGCATCTATGTTTGATTTTTCAGATAAAAGTATGATTATTGATATAGGAAACAGAAATAGCGAATCAGTTAAAAAAGTTTTAAGGAAATTAGGTATACCTATTGTAAGTGAAGACACTGGCGGAAATAAGGGAAGGACTATGGTTTTTAATACTGAAGATGGAGTTGTTGAAATAAGAACTGTAGGAATGGGAATAAGAGAGATATAA
- a CDS encoding DUF342 domain-containing protein, translating to MDSLSKNIFTARTLKECLDLASSKLNVSKNNLQYKVIEEKQGIFIKKVTVSVKIPDNIENNKEISINEVKEKEIAKLSIDDKNIDGTIKVENGKIIVKNPKKGGKPAKIRTNDKVSILIDGIEVTSEQNVYEENSIEIIFEENVAERMISINKSHDSMEAYASIEYMPQNIYKLKDTMEQKYLKVETELKEQKYPNPYTIDEIKKILLSKGIKVGVIEENLYKLVKMENSQDILIAKGRKPIQSIDDKINIKFDVDNEKAFKEDKNGNIDYKSIGRVKEVKIGEVLAVIEPGIDGKNGIDVKGCIKKCCKRKKVNIKLGQGCKFKDDNIIVSTIEGKPTFKGGVIAVHAVHNVKKDVDITTGNIDFVGDVVVFGSVKEGMIVECGQNLIVNKNIEHAKLYSKRDMIVRGNVINSNLHAGGEEILKRNKLKILKKLNSGLLQLISTVDHIKKFNVLGKKVKDGEIIKVLMENKFKYINNLCSEFNELLVQGKMEEEKIVSDCINKNLMGVQPLNIKEVNELNLVVIKVKRAILAIEVTLSVPVTMNISYCQDSVLECSGNVVVTGKGEYVSEIISHGSVEFISSGSLARGGVIKAKKEIRCKEVGSEGGVSTKLIVESKGHIWVDVAYQNTRFIVGEKEYTLEIPSKGIHAYLADDGELVVDKFVL from the coding sequence GTGGATTCTTTGAGTAAAAATATATTTACAGCGAGAACTTTAAAAGAGTGTTTGGATTTAGCTTCATCTAAATTAAATGTAAGTAAAAATAATTTACAATACAAAGTAATAGAAGAGAAACAGGGTATTTTTATAAAAAAAGTTACTGTTTCTGTAAAGATACCAGATAATATTGAAAATAATAAAGAAATAAGTATTAATGAAGTTAAGGAAAAGGAAATAGCAAAATTAAGTATTGATGACAAAAATATAGATGGAACTATAAAAGTTGAAAATGGAAAAATAATAGTTAAAAATCCTAAAAAAGGTGGAAAACCAGCTAAAATACGAACTAATGATAAAGTAAGTATTTTAATAGATGGTATTGAAGTAACATCAGAACAAAATGTTTATGAAGAGAATTCTATAGAAATTATATTTGAAGAAAATGTTGCTGAAAGAATGATAAGTATAAATAAATCTCATGATTCAATGGAAGCTTATGCAAGTATTGAGTATATGCCTCAAAATATATATAAGCTAAAAGACACAATGGAACAAAAATACTTAAAAGTTGAAACTGAGTTAAAGGAACAAAAATATCCGAATCCATATACTATTGATGAAATAAAAAAAATTTTATTATCAAAAGGAATTAAAGTAGGAGTTATTGAAGAAAATTTATACAAATTAGTAAAAATGGAAAATTCACAAGATATTTTGATTGCTAAAGGCAGAAAGCCTATACAAAGTATAGATGATAAAATTAATATAAAATTTGATGTGGACAATGAAAAGGCTTTTAAAGAAGACAAAAATGGTAACATTGACTATAAAAGTATAGGTCGTGTTAAAGAAGTAAAAATAGGAGAGGTTTTGGCAGTAATAGAACCAGGTATTGATGGAAAAAACGGTATTGACGTTAAAGGTTGTATAAAAAAATGTTGTAAGAGAAAAAAAGTAAACATAAAATTAGGACAAGGATGCAAGTTTAAGGATGATAATATAATAGTTTCAACGATAGAAGGTAAACCTACTTTTAAAGGCGGAGTAATTGCTGTTCATGCCGTTCATAATGTTAAAAAAGATGTAGATATAACAACTGGAAACATAGATTTTGTTGGAGATGTAGTTGTTTTTGGAAGTGTAAAAGAAGGTATGATAGTTGAATGTGGTCAAAACTTAATAGTAAATAAAAATATTGAACATGCAAAATTATATTCTAAAAGAGATATGATAGTTCGTGGAAATGTAATTAATTCAAATCTCCATGCAGGTGGAGAAGAGATCTTAAAGCGTAACAAATTAAAGATTTTAAAAAAATTAAATAGTGGGCTTTTACAATTAATTAGCACTGTAGATCATATAAAAAAATTTAATGTTTTAGGGAAAAAGGTTAAAGATGGAGAAATAATCAAGGTATTAATGGAAAACAAGTTTAAGTATATAAATAATTTATGCAGTGAGTTTAATGAATTACTAGTACAAGGTAAGATGGAAGAAGAAAAGATTGTAAGTGATTGTATTAATAAAAATTTAATGGGTGTTCAACCGCTTAATATTAAAGAAGTTAATGAATTGAATTTAGTTGTAATAAAAGTAAAAAGAGCTATTTTAGCTATTGAGGTTACATTATCTGTACCGGTAACTATGAATATAAGTTATTGCCAAGATTCTGTTTTAGAATGTTCTGGTAATGTAGTGGTTACAGGAAAAGGAGAGTATGTTTCAGAGATAATTTCTCATGGAAGTGTAGAGTTTATATCATCTGGCAGTTTAGCTAGAGGTGGGGTAATAAAGGCTAAAAAAGAGATAAGATGTAAAGAAGTAGGAAGTGAAGGAGGAGTATCAACTAAACTTATTGTGGAAAGTAAAGGACATATATGGGTTGATGTTGCTTACCAGAATACAAGATTTATAGTGGGAGAAAAAGAATATACATTAGAAATTCCTAGTAAGGGAATTCATGCTTATTTAGCAGATGATGGTGAATTAGTTGTAGATAAGTTTGTATTATAG
- a CDS encoding protein-glutamate methylesterase/protein-glutamine glutaminase, translated as MKKIKVIVVDDSALMRKIISDIINSQDDMEVISTARNGQDLMNKLQKESPDVITLDIEMPKMDGIETLKAMQREKLNIPSIMLSSVSKTGTALTMECLQKGAFDFIPKPSGAISLDIEKVGEELVKKIRLARNHSACKAKDRLKSVRTLNANNNSKKDLITNISNMKKSIRLSKVEAVVIGASTGGPKDLYKIITELPKRLNIPIFVVQHMPFGFTKAFAERLDLNSKIKVVEATDEEIIQNNVVYIAKGGLHMEVGLDKKIHLISDPPIWGVRPAVDKLFISASKLYGPNILSVVLTGMGKDGAEGTIFIKDNGGITISQDKSTSTIYGMPKAAFETGKVDEVLSIDEIAEAIIKNTIGMER; from the coding sequence TTGAAAAAAATAAAAGTTATAGTTGTAGATGATTCAGCTTTAATGAGAAAAATCATCTCCGACATTATCAATTCACAAGATGACATGGAAGTTATATCTACTGCTAGAAATGGACAAGATTTAATGAATAAGCTTCAAAAAGAATCTCCAGATGTAATAACATTAGATATAGAAATGCCTAAAATGGATGGTATAGAAACTTTAAAGGCAATGCAAAGAGAAAAGTTAAATATACCATCAATAATGTTAAGTAGTGTGTCAAAAACTGGAACAGCTTTAACTATGGAGTGTTTGCAAAAGGGTGCTTTTGACTTTATTCCAAAACCATCAGGTGCAATATCATTAGATATTGAAAAGGTTGGTGAGGAACTTGTTAAAAAAATCAGATTAGCTAGAAATCATAGCGCTTGTAAAGCTAAAGATAGATTAAAAAGTGTAAGAACTTTAAATGCAAATAATAATAGTAAAAAAGATTTAATTACTAACATATCAAATATGAAAAAAAGTATAAGGTTATCTAAAGTAGAAGCTGTTGTGATAGGAGCATCAACTGGAGGACCTAAAGACTTGTATAAAATTATAACGGAACTTCCGAAAAGACTAAATATACCTATTTTTGTAGTTCAACATATGCCATTTGGATTTACAAAAGCTTTTGCTGAAAGACTTGATCTTAATAGTAAAATAAAAGTTGTTGAAGCTACAGATGAAGAGATAATACAAAACAATGTAGTTTATATAGCAAAAGGAGGTCTTCATATGGAGGTGGGCTTAGATAAAAAGATACATTTAATATCAGATCCACCTATATGGGGAGTTAGACCAGCTGTAGATAAATTATTTATTTCAGCATCAAAATTGTACGGTCCTAATATTCTAAGTGTAGTTTTAACAGGAATGGGTAAAGATGGGGCAGAGGGGACAATATTTATAAAAGATAATGGAGGTATAACTATTTCACAAGATAAATCTACTTCTACAATATATGGTATGCCT
- a CDS encoding chemotaxis protein CheW, protein MENREMKILIFSINDQYYATDIMEVERILGYEIPTNLPDSPKYIEGVINYQGNVLPIISIAKKFNINDIKDKKDAKIIVVKEGDNKIGIIVDVVSEVSDVNMKNIEEPPEIVSGISKRYIKGLIKLEKKIIIFLNLTKILTDKEKEGILG, encoded by the coding sequence ATGGAGAACAGGGAAATGAAAATATTAATTTTCAGCATAAATGATCAATACTATGCAACAGATATTATGGAAGTAGAAAGAATATTAGGATACGAAATTCCAACAAATCTTCCAGATTCTCCAAAATATATAGAAGGAGTAATAAATTATCAAGGGAATGTTTTGCCAATAATCAGTATAGCAAAGAAGTTTAATATAAATGATATTAAAGATAAAAAAGATGCAAAAATAATAGTTGTAAAAGAAGGGGATAACAAAATAGGAATAATTGTAGATGTTGTTTCTGAAGTTTCAGATGTTAACATGAAAAATATAGAAGAACCACCTGAAATAGTATCAGGAATTTCTAAAAGATATATAAAAGGATTAATAAAATTAGAGAAGAAAATAATAATTTTCTTAAACCTTACAAAAATATTAACTGACAAAGAAAAAGAGGGAATTCTTGGTTAG